CAGTACTCTAGAAACGTTGACATGAATATAGTTCAACAGATTATTGATTAAACATAGCATGTGATCCTTGTCTCATAATTTGTTTCCTAATTTAAAGCAAGACCAAGgtaaaatagtaaacaaaatttGAAGAGGACGACAAGACATAGCATGTGAATATGTGATCTCTTTGTATATCTTGTCCTCTTCAAATTTTGTTGTCTCTCTTCAGCATTATACAATGAGATTCTTCtcttattaaagaaaaaaagggaagagagaagaaaaatcaagCTGATACTGGTGCTATTAGTTCACACAAGGTCTAAAGACGTGAAACGATTTTCATACCAAGCAAAACATCTTGTTAACGATATTATATTTCAACTAAACAGATTGATCTAATTGAGTCAACCCAAACTAAGGTCTTGCCTTGGACATTTGACAGGTAGAAGCAACCAATATTATCAATTGGGGAAAAATAGGGGGAAGGGAAGAAAAGTAGATAGGAGGACAAGTACAAGGAGAGAGATTGACAAATTTTTGGAATTGTGTTTTTCCTAAACATACAGGTGAATGTCTTCTATTTCAGAATAAACCCCTAGCATTTGGAATTTTCGAATAACTTCACAGAATCTaaattttctacaatattttcccTTAGTACAATGTTAAAATGGCACCTCACTTTCCAACCCTAGGGTATTTGCAACGTCCCTCTAAACTATAAATTTGAGCAATCATACCCCTAAATTATGTGATTAGTTGAAACATCCCACATTCTCAATTACCAAATTTTCCATCCTATCAAACCTTAAATTTCACATGATTATCAAGTGATCTCAATATTGAAGATGCAATTTACCCAAAGCTTCGTCTATTTCAATAAAAAaccttatgtgaagattgttttctacattttcttgtatttggtagtatttggggggggggggggggaacatAGGTCAAAGGAAAATAATCTTTTAACTTCCATAgttcccttatttagcttagCATAAAATAGAGTTGTTTTCTACtgaaattttctagaaaactacTTTATATCATGCAAAActaaataagagaagttaaaagctaattttccaactcattttaaggtcactaccaaacctaaaaaaatgaaatagttttctagaaaatactttttgaaaaataattcattttccagaaaatgctaatgctgaaaattgaaacagaaaaattaaataatattatttaccCTATATCTATGAGGCACAGACACTTCATTTAAGGTGTTGTACCCATGTCAAACACTCAACATGCCTGAGACACTTTTGCATGTGTGTCCCAGTTGTgtcattttataatataaaaaaatttgtgagacACAGCCGGAACATGAGAACAAGATGAATTGAATAtcttttcaccaaaaaaaaaaaaaaaaaaaagagcattcaTGTTTTAATAGTAATAGTGCATATACCACTATGCACCATTGacgtgatggtcactccacaaatataagtgctCGTGGAATACAAGGAAACAAAAACCTTagttcaagttttaaaaaaaaagtttcacacacgtataaaaaaaatctaaagtcGGCCGTAAAATCCCACTTGGCCGATATAAAATACTACACGCAAAGTAATATAAAAGACAATATATATCACTCTTCGTGGCAGAATCCTCATGGCTAAAAAAGACAAAGTAAGACTTGAAAAACCCACCTAATATTTGTAGTCAATATAAAAAACTAGcagacaaagaaaaagaaaaagaaagacttgcGAGCAGTAACCGAAAATTGCAAAGAATGGcagacaaagaaaaagaaagactgaCAGACAATTGGTGTCTCACCGAAAATTTGATGAATAGCAGCAGCTTCGCGTTGCAGAGAATGGGCAATAACAACGTGAGCAGTAGGGTGCAAAAATGAtagctatttaaaaaaaaaaaaaaaaaaaagctgatattaaagggtttttttaggagttttaacaaaaatttcattaaatctAAATCAATTCCCTCCCATTTATCCCAattttaggaacaaaaatatgagattttGAGGGAAAATGGAGGAATGAATGTTCCTTcctaaatattatattttctctcaCTTAAACtcttaaataattaaaacttccaaacaaggggaggaaagaatattctaaaaatattcctttcattctattctattccctcctcccaaacgaaaccttaaattagattagagtaaaattctattttagaaaaaaaaaaaaaaaaaaaaaaaaaaaaaaaaaaaaaagcaacagtgcatatgaaaaataataaatattcttatttttggtttgtatttgatttctaCACATCATTTAATAGTTTGAATACACTTTATTATCCATTTTTActcttaaattaatatatacttaacatttataaaaaaaatataaatgtttaacaatatatagaaaatataactaaaaaatatatttatgtgtcctattttttagaaaatgttgtGTCGTACCCATACCCGTACTCGTATCCATATTCGTGTTTGTTTCCTAACCCTATATACTTTGAATTTAAAATGGTTTAGCAAGTAATCTCATGCAAGCTCCAGAGGTCACAAAGATGTATTTGAATAAATTCACATTATGAGAGGATCTATTTACAGATACAGAAAATCTTGGGGTAAATTTTCAAATAGCCCAAAATGATATTCTTTTCTTCATATAAAATCCTTATAAATGTGGCACCGCTTAATTTGTATCTGATTCTGCCTTTCATATCAATCCAATTTCTTTTTGCCCACTGTTTACAGACACGGCAGCAGTTGCATAGTATTCTGCAGGAAGAATGCTGAACACAACATATCTAATCCAACCTTTATGGCCTTCTACTCAACAAACACTTGCTCTCTATGCCTCTGGCACATCTTCATGTAGCAGCTTTTCAGGCCACCAAAGAGGTCCATGTCCTAAGTTTAAAAACAGCATCTTCTTTCTCACTCGGTGCTCCACAAAACCAGGCATTGACAGCAACAATGCAACAAATAAGAATCCTGCCATTGAACGGGATTCAAGTTCAAAATCTCAACATTTGGCAATTACTACACCAAATCAAGCACTAGCATCTACCTATTCTAGAGGTCTGGTGCATGACTTGGGTCCCAAAAACTGCTGGGATAGTGCAGAGATTGGCTCACCAGTTGTGAAAAGATACCTTGGAGACAATGAGGAAAGGTGGTACATGTGGTACCATGGAAGGTCTGATATTAACAACGCTTCTGAATCCATAGGATTAGCAGTTTCAAGCGACGGAATCCATTGGGATAGAGAAGAAGAGCATGTTAGATCATCCGAGGATGCAGGTTTGGTGATGAATTGCAGCAAGAATTGGTGGGCTTTTGACACAGATAGTATCAGGCCTTCTGAGATGGTTATTTTGTGCAGCCAAATGTACAGCGCTGTTTACTGGCTTTATTACACAGGATATAGTTCTGAAGAAGTTAACTTACCAGGAGCTCCAAACATTTTACAGAACCCAGAAAGAGTCCATGGTGGAGACAAGAAAGGCAGAAGTCATAAAATTGGCAAAATTTTCAAGTCACTGCCAGGGCTGGCATGTAGTCAAGATGGCAGGCACTGGGCCAGAATTGAAGGGGACCATCACAGTGGAGCTTTGTTAGACGTGGGATCAGACAAGGAGTGGGATTCTTTGTTTATTGCTGCACCTCACGTTGTAGTGCACAGCAACAATGACTTCAGGATGTATTATCATTCatatgatgtggaaaatggACAATATGCTCTTGGAATTGCAAGATCCAGAGATGGAATCAGATGGGTGAAACTGGGGAAGATCATTGGAGGGGGAGCAAAAGGTTCTTTTGATGAGCTTGGTGTCAAGAATGCTTGTGTTGTGAGAAACTGCAAAGAAG
The sequence above is drawn from the Quercus lobata isolate SW786 chromosome 12, ValleyOak3.0 Primary Assembly, whole genome shotgun sequence genome and encodes:
- the LOC115969775 gene encoding uncharacterized protein LOC115969775 codes for the protein MLNTTYLIQPLWPSTQQTLALYASGTSSCSSFSGHQRGPCPKFKNSIFFLTRCSTKPGIDSNNATNKNPAIERDSSSKSQHLAITTPNQALASTYSRGLVHDLGPKNCWDSAEIGSPVVKRYLGDNEERWYMWYHGRSDINNASESIGLAVSSDGIHWDREEEHVRSSEDAGLVMNCSKNWWAFDTDSIRPSEMVILCSQMYSAVYWLYYTGYSSEEVNLPGAPNILQNPERVHGGDKKGRSHKIGKIFKSLPGLACSQDGRHWARIEGDHHSGALLDVGSDKEWDSLFIAAPHVVVHSNNDFRMYYHSYDVENGQYALGIARSRDGIRWVKLGKIIGGGAKGSFDELGVKNACVVRNCKEGNYLMAYEGVSADGIRCIGLAVSPDGLKNWKRLQDYPVLKPSEEDGWDNKGVGSPCLIQMKGNIDKWRLYYVGVGCGGRSGIGLAVSEGSNIRKFRRWADKCKINV